TGGCCGAACAGGACCGGACAGCCGAGCGCACGGAACTCGCCGAGCCGTCCGAGCATTGCGAAGCTTTCGCGACGGTCCTTCCCGAAGCCGACCCCCGGGTCGACGATGACGTTCTCGCGGTCGATACCCGCCCGTTCGGCGACGAGGACGGTCTCGCGGAGTTCGCGGAGCGTGTCCGCGACCACGTCGTCGTAGTCGACCTCGGTTCCGGGGTCGACCGGGGCGTCGATGCTGTGCATCACCACCACCGGGCAGTCGTACTCCGCGACCACGAACCGCATCTCGGGGTCGGCGAGCCCCGAGACGTCGTTCACGATGTCCGCACCGGCGTCGAGCGCCGCCCGCGCCACCGCGGCCTTCCGGGTGTCTATCGAGACCATGACATCGAGGTCCGCGAGGCGTTCGATGACGGGCACCACCCGGTCACACTCGTCGGCGACCGGGACCTCGTCCGCGCCGGGTCGGGTGCTCTCGCCGCCGACGTCGACGATGTCCACGTCGTCCGCCATCATCTCCTCGGCGCGCGCGACGGCGCGCTCGGTGGTCTCGAACTCGCCGCCGTCGTGGAAGCTGTCGGGGGTGACGTTCAAGATTCCCATCACCGCCGTTCGGTCGTCCCACGGGTAGCCCCGGTCCCGGTCCCCGTCATCGAGCGAGAGCGCCGACGAGATCCCGTCGGCCAGCGGTCCGAGGCCGTAGGGCTGGGCGTCGAGCTTCCGGGTGAGCCGCTTGAACTGCGCGAGGGTGCCCATCAGGAGGACGTCGAGGAACTCCTCGTCCTGGTCGTTGAGCCCCGAGATCGCACACTCGCCACCGAGCGAGAGGAGCTCCTCCTTCAGGTACTGGGCCTGCCGCGGTCGAACACGGGTCTTCAGAGTTCGATGGACGGCTTTCCCGCGCATCCGGTAGACGCCGGGTTCGGTGACGTGGGCCTCCCGGAGCGCCTGCCGGGCGTCGGCCACGTCGTCGACGGCTTTGGGAACGTCGAGCCGGCTCCAGCGGGTTCTGGCCTCCCGGACGGTGTAGAGCGAGCCACAGACCAGCACGCAGTCGTCGGGGTCCGCCCGCGCGAGCGCGTTCGCGAGCGCGTCGGTGACGTCGCTAGTCGTTTCGACTTCGAGCCCAGTGACGTCCTCGACGACCGCCGCGAGCACCGCGTTGTCCTCGGCCCGGTCGATGTCGGGACGGCAGGCCACGACGCTGTCGGGGATCGGGAGCGCCTCGACCATCCCCCGGTGGTCCTTGTCGGCGAGCGCGCCGAACACGAGGTGGAGGTCGTCGTAGTCGAACTCGTCCAGCGTCCCCGCGAGCCGCTCGCACGCACCGGGGTTGTGCGCCCCGTCGAGCACCGCCAGGGGCTCGCGTTCCATGACCTCGAACCGGCCGGGCCAGTGGGCCGTCCGAAGACCGCGTTCGATGGTCTCCGTGGGAAGGTCGACGTCGAGCGCGGACGAGACCTGCCTCGCGAGCACCGTCGCGACGCCGGCGTTGTCGGCCTGGTGTGTGCCGACCAGCGGAACGGCCGTCTCGACGCGCCAGTCCGACCCGGACAGCCACACGCGGCTCTCGACCCCCGTTCGGCCGCCGTAGGACACCTCGACGGCCCCGCTATCGCCGACCCGAACCACCTCGCCGGCCTGTGCCTCGATCCCCGCGAGCGCGTCGCCGTCGGCGGCGGTCACGAGCCGGCCGTCGGCGGGTGCGACGTGGGCCAGGTCGCGGCCGATCGCCTCGACGGTGTCGCCGAGGACGTCGGTGTGTTCGAGCGTCACGCTGGTCACCGCGCTCGCGACCGGGTCGGTCACGCTGGTGGCGTCGTAGCGCCCGCCGATGCCGACTTCGAGGACCGCGACGTCGACCTCGTTTCGCGCGAACGCCCAGAGCGCGAGCCCCGTGACCGCCTCGAAGAAGGTGGGCGATGCCCCCGTAGCCGCGCGGTCGAGGATATACGGGCGGACGGTCTCGACGTACTCCGTAAGCGCGCGCTCGGTCACTCGGCGGCCGTTTATCCGGATCCGCTCGCGGACCGAGTCGAGGTGGGGTGAGGTGTAGAGACCGACGTCGAGCCCCGCCTCGCGGAGGACCGATTCGGTCATCCTGGCGGTGCTCCCCTTGCCGTTCGAGCCGGCGACCTGGACCACGGTCAGGTCCTTGTGGGGGTCGCCGAGGTGGTCGAGCAGGGACTCGGTGGCCGCGAGCCCCGGTCTCGGGGGGTAGCGGCGAAGCCCGAAGAGGAAGTTCGCCGCGTCGTGGAACTCCATATCCGAACCGCGTTCGACGCGGGTTTGAGGTTATCGGAGTTTCGGACCCCTTCGGGTCGCTATCGGAACTCGGCGAGCGCTTCGGCGGCCCGGCGCGCGGCCTCGTCGGGGTTCGCGGTGTGGGTGTAGAGTTCGAGCGTGGCGAACCCGTCGTAGCCGACGTCGTCGAGCGCGTCGAACATCGCCCGGAAGTCGAGGTCGCCGTCGCCCGGCACCAGGTGGTAGTGCTTGCCACGTCGTCCGCCGGCGATGTCTTCGAGGTGGACACCCGTGATGTGACCCGCACACTGGCGGATCGCCTCGGCCGGGTCCTCGCCGTAGACCGCCGCGTGGCCCAGGTCGAGGTTGACGCCGAGCGAATCCCGGCCCACGTCGCCGATCAGCGCGAGGACTTCGTCGGTACACTCGACGAGGAGTTCGGGTTCGTACTCGATCCCGACCCGGACGTCGTGTTCCTCGGCGTGGTCGAGGATCGTGTGGAGCGAGTTCTCGAGATACTCGTGGGCTTGTTCCGGCGGGTTGTTGGCGAGCGGGCGGCCGGTGCCGACGCTGACCGCGGGCGCGTCCACGGCGTCGGCGAACTCGATGGCGCGTTTCGTGTACTCGATCCGCCACTCGCGGTCCTCGTCGTCGGCGGTGACGATGCTCGGGTCGAAGAACGAGGACG
This sequence is a window from Halococcus hamelinensis 100A6. Protein-coding genes within it:
- the folP gene encoding dihydropteroate synthase, encoding MEFHDAANFLFGLRRYPPRPGLAATESLLDHLGDPHKDLTVVQVAGSNGKGSTARMTESVLREAGLDVGLYTSPHLDSVRERIRINGRRVTERALTEYVETVRPYILDRAATGASPTFFEAVTGLALWAFARNEVDVAVLEVGIGGRYDATSVTDPVASAVTSVTLEHTDVLGDTVEAIGRDLAHVAPADGRLVTAADGDALAGIEAQAGEVVRVGDSGAVEVSYGGRTGVESRVWLSGSDWRVETAVPLVGTHQADNAGVATVLARQVSSALDVDLPTETIERGLRTAHWPGRFEVMEREPLAVLDGAHNPGACERLAGTLDEFDYDDLHLVFGALADKDHRGMVEALPIPDSVVACRPDIDRAEDNAVLAAVVEDVTGLEVETTSDVTDALANALARADPDDCVLVCGSLYTVREARTRWSRLDVPKAVDDVADARQALREAHVTEPGVYRMRGKAVHRTLKTRVRPRQAQYLKEELLSLGGECAISGLNDQDEEFLDVLLMGTLAQFKRLTRKLDAQPYGLGPLADGISSALSLDDGDRDRGYPWDDRTAVMGILNVTPDSFHDGGEFETTERAVARAEEMMADDVDIVDVGGESTRPGADEVPVADECDRVVPVIERLADLDVMVSIDTRKAAVARAALDAGADIVNDVSGLADPEMRFVVAEYDCPVVVMHSIDAPVDPGTEVDYDDVVADTLRELRETVLVAERAGIDRENVIVDPGVGFGKDRRESFAMLGRLGEFRALGCPVLFGHSHKSMFDLVGRDADERLQATVAASAVAAERGADIVRVHDVAGTVAAVRVSEVASDPDTFTIE
- a CDS encoding sugar phosphate isomerase/epimerase family protein, with protein sequence MVDLAFSTNAYTRHPLPEAIDRIAGHGYDGVELLADTPHAFFPEFSERDREATLAALDDTGLDVSSVNANTATGYYDDAPPSSFFDPSIVTADDEDREWRIEYTKRAIEFADAVDAPAVSVGTGRPLANNPPEQAHEYLENSLHTILDHAEEHDVRVGIEYEPELLVECTDEVLALIGDVGRDSLGVNLDLGHAAVYGEDPAEAIRQCAGHITGVHLEDIAGGRRGKHYHLVPGDGDLDFRAMFDALDDVGYDGFATLELYTHTANPDEAARRAAEALAEFR